In the genome of Pseudomonas protegens, one region contains:
- a CDS encoding BolA family protein: MQANEVKSFLEGKLPGAQVEVEGEGCNFQLNVISDELVALSPVKRQQSIYAHLNPWIADGSIHAITMKFFSRAAWAERT; this comes from the coding sequence ATGCAGGCCAACGAAGTGAAGAGCTTTCTTGAGGGAAAGCTGCCCGGAGCTCAGGTAGAAGTTGAGGGCGAAGGCTGCAACTTTCAGCTGAACGTGATTAGCGACGAACTGGTGGCCTTGAGCCCGGTCAAGCGTCAGCAGAGCATCTATGCCCATTTGAATCCATGGATTGCCGATGGCAGCATCCATGCGATCACCATGAAATTTTTCAGCCGCGCGGCCTGGGCCGAGCGCACCTGA
- a CDS encoding lipid asymmetry maintenance protein MlaB, translating into MSESAVRLGDAGELLISGVLDYRSGPSLRKQGLALIKSSPGTALVLDCSAVEKSSSVGLALLLAFIRDGQGLGKTVSVRALPDDMREIAEVSGVTEILLHP; encoded by the coding sequence ATGAGCGAGTCGGCCGTGCGCCTGGGTGACGCCGGGGAGCTGCTGATCAGCGGCGTGCTGGACTACCGCAGCGGCCCGAGCCTGCGCAAGCAGGGCCTGGCGCTGATCAAGTCGAGTCCGGGCACGGCCCTGGTACTCGACTGCTCGGCGGTGGAAAAGTCCAGTAGCGTCGGTCTGGCCCTGTTGCTGGCCTTCATTCGCGACGGTCAGGGCCTTGGCAAGACCGTGAGCGTTCGTGCCCTGCCCGACGACATGCGAGAAATCGCCGAGGTATCCGGGGTCACCGAGATCCTCCTCCATCCGTAG
- a CDS encoding phospholipid-binding protein MlaC translates to MISILRRGLLVLLAALPLLANAAAAPSAHDLVQDTTTRLLADLAANKEKYKQSPNDFYNALNGIVGPVVDADGISRSIMTVKYSRKATPEQMARFQENFKRSLMQFYGNALLEYNNQGITVSPAKDESGTRTSVDMQVKGNNGAIYPVSYTLEKINDEWKVRNVIINGINIGKLFRDQFADAMQRNGNNLDKTIDGWAGEVAKAKEVTEDAAHKAAQ, encoded by the coding sequence ATGATCTCTATCTTGCGACGTGGCCTGTTGGTGCTGCTGGCGGCCCTGCCGTTGCTGGCTAACGCGGCCGCTGCACCTTCCGCCCACGATCTGGTGCAGGACACCACCACCCGCCTGCTGGCGGATCTGGCGGCCAACAAGGAAAAGTACAAGCAAAGCCCGAACGACTTCTACAACGCCCTGAACGGCATTGTCGGTCCGGTGGTGGACGCCGACGGCATCTCCCGCAGCATCATGACCGTGAAGTATTCGCGCAAGGCCACGCCGGAGCAGATGGCGCGCTTCCAGGAAAACTTCAAGCGCAGCCTGATGCAGTTCTATGGCAACGCCTTGCTCGAGTACAACAACCAGGGCATCACCGTTTCTCCGGCCAAGGATGAAAGCGGCACCCGTACCAGCGTGGACATGCAGGTCAAAGGCAACAACGGCGCGATCTATCCAGTGTCCTACACCCTGGAAAAGATCAACGACGAGTGGAAAGTACGCAACGTGATCATCAACGGCATCAACATCGGCAAGCTGTTCCGTGATCAGTTCGCCGACGCCATGCAGCGCAACGGCAACAACCTGGACAAGACCATCGACGGCTGGGCCGGCGAAGTGGCCAAGGCCAAGGAAGTCACCGAAGACGCTGCCCATAAGGCGGCACAATGA
- the mlaD gene encoding outer membrane lipid asymmetry maintenance protein MlaD encodes MQNRTLEIGVGLFLLAGILALLLLALRVSGLSPSASTDTYKLYAYFDNIAGLTVRAKVTMAGVTIGKVTAIDLDRDSFTGRVTMQLEKRVDNLPTDSTASILTAGLLGEKYIGISVGGEEALLKDGGTIHDTQSSLVLEDLIGKFLLNTVSKDAK; translated from the coding sequence ATGCAAAACCGCACCCTGGAAATCGGTGTCGGCCTTTTCCTGCTGGCCGGCATTCTGGCTTTGCTGTTGCTTGCCCTGCGAGTCAGTGGCTTGTCTCCGAGCGCAAGCACCGATACCTACAAGCTTTACGCCTACTTCGACAATATCGCCGGTTTGACGGTCAGAGCTAAGGTGACCATGGCCGGGGTAACCATCGGCAAGGTCACGGCGATCGATCTGGACCGTGACAGCTTCACCGGTCGGGTGACGATGCAACTGGAAAAACGTGTGGATAATCTGCCGACCGACTCCACTGCATCTATTCTGACGGCTGGCCTGTTGGGTGAGAAATACATCGGTATCAGCGTGGGCGGGGAAGAAGCCTTGCTCAAGGATGGTGGAACCATCCACGACACCCAGTCGTCGCTGGTGCTGGAGGACCTGATCGGTAAATTCCTGCTCAATACCGTTAGCAAAGACGCCAAATGA
- the mlaE gene encoding lipid asymmetry maintenance ABC transporter permease subunit MlaE — MRKISLIERVRLFGRSGIDVLAVLGRSTLFLFHALLGRGGIGGSFGLLIKQLHSVGVMSLVIIVVSGVFIGMVLALQGFNILSSYGSEQAVGQMVALTLLRELGPVVTALLFAGRAGSALTAEIGNMKSTEQLSSLEMIGVDPLKYIIAPRLWAGFISLPLLAMIFSVVGIWGGSWVAVDWLGVYEGSYWSNMQNSVTFSGDVLNGVIKSIVFAFVVTWIAVFQGYDCEPTSEGISRATTKTVVYASLAVLGLDFILTALMFGDF; from the coding sequence ATGCGCAAAATATCGCTAATCGAGAGGGTTCGCCTCTTCGGTCGCTCAGGCATCGATGTCCTGGCGGTACTGGGGCGTTCCACCCTGTTCCTGTTTCACGCGCTGCTGGGACGCGGCGGCATCGGCGGCAGTTTCGGCCTGCTGATCAAGCAACTGCACTCCGTGGGCGTGATGTCCCTGGTGATCATCGTCGTGTCCGGGGTCTTTATCGGCATGGTGCTGGCGCTGCAGGGCTTCAACATTCTCTCCAGCTACGGTTCGGAGCAGGCGGTAGGGCAGATGGTCGCCCTGACCCTGTTGCGCGAGCTGGGGCCGGTGGTCACCGCGCTGCTGTTCGCCGGTCGCGCCGGTTCGGCGCTGACGGCCGAGATCGGCAACATGAAATCCACCGAGCAGCTCTCCAGCCTGGAGATGATCGGGGTCGACCCGCTCAAGTACATCATCGCGCCGCGCCTGTGGGCCGGCTTCATTTCCCTGCCGCTGCTGGCGATGATTTTCAGTGTGGTGGGGATTTGGGGCGGTTCCTGGGTTGCCGTGGACTGGCTGGGGGTCTATGAAGGTTCCTACTGGTCGAACATGCAGAACAGCGTGACCTTCAGCGGTGACGTACTCAACGGTGTGATCAAAAGTATCGTTTTTGCGTTTGTAGTGACCTGGATCGCCGTATTCCAAGGCTACGACTGTGAGCCCACTTCAGAGGGGATCAGCCGTGCCACTACCAAGACCGTGGTGTACGCCTCGTTGGCCGTACTGGGCTTGGACTTTATTCTGACCGCCTTGATGTTTGGAGATTTCTGA
- a CDS encoding ATP-binding cassette domain-containing protein, whose protein sequence is MSADNAYAVELKGLSFKRGARSIFNNVDIRIPRGKVTGIMGPSGCGKTTLLRLMGMQLRPSSGEVWVNGQNLPTLSRSDLFDARKQMGVLFQSGALFTDLDVFENVAFPLRVHTELPDEMIRDIVLLKLQAVGLRGAVDLMPDELSGGMKRRVALARAIALDPQILMYDEPFVGQDPIAMGVLVRLIRLLNDALGITSIVVSHDLAETASIADYLYVVGDGQVLGQGTPDELMDSDNPRIRQFMKGDPDGPVPFHFPATDYRADLLGKR, encoded by the coding sequence GGGACTGTCCTTCAAGCGCGGTGCGCGCAGCATTTTCAATAACGTGGATATCCGTATTCCGCGGGGCAAGGTCACCGGCATCATGGGGCCTTCCGGCTGCGGAAAAACCACCCTGTTGCGCTTGATGGGCATGCAGTTGCGGCCCAGCAGCGGCGAAGTGTGGGTCAACGGCCAGAATCTGCCGACCCTCTCGCGCAGCGATCTGTTCGATGCACGCAAGCAGATGGGCGTGCTGTTTCAGAGTGGCGCGCTGTTCACCGATCTGGATGTGTTCGAGAACGTGGCCTTTCCGCTGCGGGTGCATACCGAGCTGCCGGACGAGATGATTCGCGACATTGTCCTGCTCAAGCTGCAGGCGGTGGGCCTGCGCGGTGCCGTCGACCTGATGCCCGACGAGCTGTCCGGCGGCATGAAGCGTCGGGTCGCCCTGGCCCGGGCCATCGCCCTGGACCCGCAGATTCTCATGTACGACGAGCCCTTCGTGGGGCAGGACCCGATTGCCATGGGCGTCCTGGTGCGCTTGATTCGCCTGCTCAACGATGCCCTGGGCATTACCAGCATCGTGGTGTCCCACGATCTTGCGGAAACCGCGAGCATTGCCGATTACCTCTATGTGGTTGGCGATGGCCAGGTATTGGGGCAGGGAACTCCTGACGAACTGATGGACTCCGACAATCCGCGTATCCGTCAATTCATGAAGGGCGATCCCGACGGCCCGGTGCCGTTTCACTTTCCAGCGACGGATTACCGCGCAGATCTTCTGGGGAAGCGCTGA